ACCTTAATTTCATACAGTTAAATAAAGCTTAATTATATTCAACTGTCCGATCAGTCGGCACGATCTGTATCCAGGTTGGACCAGGATTTAATTCTATCTCCTGCCCATCAGCTGAATAAAAACGGGTTCTACCGGAAACATCCTCCTTTTCCCATGTTGCGTTAATCATTTCACCGTCTTGGAACAATAGCGCGCCACCTTCACCAATAGTATCCATAGCCAGGCGTGGAGAATCGGCAATTCTTGTTTTTACATATTGGACTATTACATTTTTAGCAAAGAGTTGATTGCCGGTAACAAAGTCCGTATGTGGCACATCGCCATTGAGTCTCATATATCGGTTATTTGCAAAGTCATATTGATAATCAACTTTATAACTGAATGTTGAATAATCAATAGATATTTTTTTAGCCTCATTTACTCTCTGGGACGCAGTTTTTTCTGCCTTAAATAGCCACGGTTCATAATCTCCTTCTTCGGGTGCTTCATTATCACGTAAAGCGTATGTTAAGAGCTCTGATGACGTAAACAAGGTGTGTTCACTGGCTGTTGACCGGGAAGCATCACGCCAAAAATATGCGTGCTGTCCGCCGATTTGGTCCAGATTAATAATGTTATCAATCTGCTGTAATAACCTGATTGCATCCGGACTACCCCCCGCATGCGCGTAAAGCGGGCTGTATTCTGCCACCCAGTCCAGATAATACGGACGGGCGCTCCTAACCGGGCCTATTTCTTTGATCTCATCAGCAGTTGTATAGATTGCCAGGAACCGGGTGATACCACCTTCCGCTAATGCTTCATATACAATCCCCGCCTTATCCAAACCCGACTGAGGTCTCACGGTTGATAGATTTTCAACCATTACGGCAAATGGATAACGATTTGTTTTGTCTTTCTCCACCATTACACCGTCTAAAACGCGCGGTTCAAGTGATTCTGAAACATTCGAATTAATTTCTGAATTCTGATCTACTGAATCATCTTTAAAGACAAAATAGCTGATTGTTACAACCAATCCAATTGTTAATACTGCGATCAAAATAATTTTTGTTGATCGTTTGTTGAGGAATTTTTTTATTTTTTCTGAAGCCATATTTTTATCTTGAGAATAAAATTTATTATTTCTCTTTACCTTCTGCTTTCTTCTCTTTCCCTTTTTCAGATTTATCATCTGTTACTTCCGCACCTTCTTTAACCTCTTCTTCAGCACCTTCTGGAACCTTAACCGTTATCTCTTCATTCAGCGCTTCCATTTCCGCATCCGATCTTGGCTCATCAACTAGAACAATTGCTTCATCAGGGTTGTTGAGAATAGTAATATTTTCCGGAATTATTAAATCTTTAACATGAATCACAGTGTCAAAATCTACAAGTTTTGATATATCAACATCAATTTCATGAATAAGATCGCTTGGTAGACACTGTATCTCTAAATGATCAACGCTTTTAACCAGAATTCCACCTTTTTCTTTAACTGCCGGAGATTCACCGATGAACTTGATCTGCACCTCAGCTGTTACTTTTTCTTTCATATTTATTTGTCTGAAATCAACATGAATCGGCAGGTCCGTTTCCGGATCATACTGAATGTCTTGTACCAGAACCTTAACAGCATTTCCCTCATCCATTTTAAGATCAATCAACGTGCTTCTTCCGGCTTCTTCAAATACTTTTTTAAACGTCAAAAAATCAATTTCTAAGGATTGAGTTTCGATGCTCGGGCCGTATACAACCGCCGGAATAATTTTTTGCTCGCGCAGTATTTTTACGTCTTTTCCCGTTATTGTTCTTTTTTTTGCATTTAAAATCACAGTGTCCATCTTATTCCTTTCGTAATTATGATTACATTATTATTTATTCAGCTTCAGAATGTGTTCAAGTAATTGACCATTTGAAAGCTCCGAATGAAGATCAAGCACATCGTTGGATGTAACTGTTTCACCATCTTTAAATTTCAAAACGTCATCACTGGTTAGATCCGTAATTAATCCTACTGAACTGATTCCGATTGCCCCATTCAAAACAAGGGCAACAATAGAACTGTTACAGCTTTTGCATTTGATATGAACCAAATGCGCATCCTCGCGTTCATCCAGTATTCTCGCCGACAGCGGGTTATACTGAGTGTTACACAGAGGACAATATGATATTAATTTAATCCCCTCTCCCTGGAGATAAGGATCATTGGGTGATTTCATCATTCTGTATTTTTTATGTACCACGATTATATCACAAATTTTGTGATAAAGTCAACCCCGTTTTAGACGGGGTGTTGAATATGTTTTGGTAGCCCCAAGGGGAGTTGAACCCCTGTTTTCAGGATGAGAACCTAATGTCCTAACCACTAGACGATAGGGCCATTATTTGTAAGGATGCCCGCCCTCCGAAGTTACTGAAAGTAACGTAGGGGGGAGAACCTAATGTACTAGTCCGGGGTGGCGCCGAATGCTCCTATAGTCGCATCCAGCGGCGCTCGACTTCCCCCGATGAATCGGGATTGTCTCGCTGCCACCCGTCTCGCTCACGCGAGACCCACTAGACGATAGGAAAGTGATTTTCCCTGATGCCTGTCCTGAGCGAATCCCGCAAAAGCGGGATGAGTCGAAGGAATAGTGGCATAAAAGGCAGAGCATATCTTAACACACCCTGCCTTATAATTTCAAGTTTTACAATTTCTTTCCTACTCTTTCCGCCATATCCACTAACCGACTGGTGTATCCCCATTCATTGTCATACCATGTTACAACTTTCACTAGATCACCAGCCACTACTTTGGTCAGGCTAAGATCGACAATTGTAGAATGTGTATCACCAATAAAATCTGTCGAAACCAGCGGTTCTTCAGTCACCCCTAAAATACCTTTGTACTGCTCCGTTTCCGAAGCTTCTTTCAATGCATTATTAACCTCTTCTTCAGTTACCTCTTTTTTTAACAGAATCGTTAAATCAGAAAGTGAAACGTCCATGGTCGGGACGCGGACAGCGTATCCGTCAAAAATCCCTTTCAGATCCGGGATTGTGTTTCCAGTTGCCTTTGCGGCTCCAGTCGTTGTGGGTACAATATTTTCCGCGGCAGCACGTGCCCTGCGCAAATCTTTGTGCGGAGCATCAACTAAATTCTGATCAGCGGTGTAGGAATGGATAGTCGTCAGCATTGCTTTCTTAATCCCAAATACTCTATGTAACACTTCCATAACCGGAGCCACCGAGTTTGTGGTACAGGATGCGTTATCTATTACACAATCTTTAGACGGGTCATAATCTCCATCATTAACACCAGCCACACAACTTTTTACCCCATCGCCTTTTCCCGGCGCGGAAAGAATCACCTGCTTTGCGCCGGCCTTGATATGAAGTTCGGCCTCTTCTTCTTTTCTAAATCTCCCTGTACATTCTAAAACAATATCAACGCCAAGTTCTTTCCACGGCAATTTGGAAGGATCTTTCTCTTCATAGACTTTATAGTGTTTTCCATCGACTTCAATACCTTCCGCATCGCCTTTTACTTTTTTATCATATGTACGATAAACTGTATCGTGTTTTAAAAGATGCGCCAATGTTTCATTATCGGCGAGGTCATTGATTGCCACAACCTCCAACTCTTTCCTTTCCAATGCTATTTTAAAAGCTGCACGGCCGATCCGGCCAAAACCATTGATAGCTATTTTAATCATTGTTATAAATATTAAGAATTAAGTTTGGAATCTATATATTTTTTTGCCAGATTATAAATCATTCCGGTGAATATTTCCGGTTTGAGACTGGAACCACCGACTAGCACACCGTGGATATTTTCGTTATCCACAAAGTCATTAATATTTTTATCATCAACACTACCGCCGTAAAGAATTCTTATTTTCTCGTCAATTGTTTTTTGCGGATACATATCTTTCAAAGTGTATTTGATCAAACCAATCGCGGAATGTGCTTCGTTCGGATCTATCGCTTCTCCCCTGCCGATTACCCACACTGGTTCATAGGCAATGATCAGCTGGTTAAAACGATCAATGCCTTTTAAGGCGTTGGCAATTTCATTCATAATTACTATATCTCTTTTGCCGTCCTGGCGTTCCTCATATTTCTCACCTACACAGATGATAGGAACTAAACCGTATTGCAAGGCCAGTTTCACTTTCTTATTGATTTCAACATCGGTTTCGCATAAATGGATACGTCTTTCGGAATGTCCTAAGATTACATAATGACATCCCATGTCTTTCAACATACGCACCGATACCTCTCCGGTATAAGAACCATCCTCTTTCCAGAACATATTTTGTGATCCGAGTGATATACTGGTTTTGGCAATCACTCTCTGCACTCGTTCCATAGCCGGAAATGACGGACAAATCCCGATCTCAACCGGAAGACCTTCCGGTGGCAGACCGGCTACAACTTTTTTAGCAATTGTTTCCGACTCATAGGGAGTCAGATTCATCTTCCAGTTACCGATTACGAAAGGAAAGTTTAGTCCAGGCATATAATTGTATTTAAATTATTGATTTAGCCCCCAAACTAATAAGCGTTACTATTACTCCGGCGATCATTACACCCAGTGTAATCGAAACTATTGATTTTTTAAAAGGAATGCCGAACAGGAATGCCGCAATTGCACCGGTCCAGGCGCCGGTCGCCGGTAAAGGAATTGCAACGAATATTGCCAATGCCAACAATCCCCATTTTTCGTACTTTGCAGCAAATTTTTTCCGTGTTCGTAAAAATAACCAGTCGAAAAACTTTTTGAAAAATTTGGAGTGTGCGGATAGCCAGCGGGAAAATGGTTCCAATAGCCACAGAATAAATATTACTGGAAAAATATTACCTGCAACGCTTAAAAAATAACTTTCTAATACCGGCAGATCATATACCCCGAGTGCAATCGGGATTGATGCGCGCAGTTCTGCAATCGGCAGCATAGCGATTAAAACCGTCGCCCATTCCGGTGAAATATTGTTGAATAATCCTGCGTAATCTATGTTCAGCATACAATAATGGTTACCTTTTGTAAATTAATTTTTCCACTCAAAGTTATCAAATGCCCAAGTCGTTAATGCTTTGACTTCCTCAAATCTGGTATCACTGGATTTGCTACCAAGTACCACGACAATCACTTCATTTCCATTCTCATTTTCGGCCTGTGCCACCATGCAGTATCCGGCATCATATGTGAATCCGGTTTTCGCACCGGTTATATTCAAATAACTGTCGAGTAAAACATTCTGAGAAATTTGCTTATGAAATTCTCTATTATCAAGTGTTATAAAAGAATGCTCCCTGCGGGTCGTTGCATCGCTGATTTTTGCTTGAGAAAAAGCCACCTTACCCAATTTAGCCAGATCAATTACTGTCGATATATTTTTTGAATCAAGACCCGTTGGCTCAACATATAGCGTGTTATTCATACCGAGACTTTCGGCTTTTTTATTCATCTCTGCAACAAACTCCTCCCCTGTTAAACCTGTTGCATGGACCAAGGCTTGAGTGGCGTTATTCGCTGATCCGACCAGAGTAGCATAAAAAAGATCCTCCAGGGTCATGTGATCATTACTTTTTACCTGCACCCGGGATCCTTCCAGACTGTTCTCGCCCACACCGATCTGGCCGATCTGATCAAAACCGGGATTGTTTTCCAGAAAAACAAGTGTAGTCATTAGTTTGGTAACGCTAGCAATTGAGTGTTGCTGGTCCGGTTCCTTTTGAAATAATATTTTACCGGTTGCTTTATCCATTACCAACGCAGAACTTGAAGTTAAAAAAATTCCTGAACTGTCGGAAACTTTTTCCGGCACAGAATCCGCGGACGCTACCGACTCCTGAACTTTCATCTGAACAACATTGTTTCCATCTATAACAGATGACAACTCTCCGCTCGCACCCTGAATAATCGGTGGAAACAGCTGGCCGAAAAAAACAATTCCAATTATCAGATAGTAAACCATACTTATATTTGTTCTTCCTTCGCTTTTTCAACACTATCTTCTTCCCCGTCTTCATGTAAAAGGGCTTCCAGATTGTTATCACTATTTAACTTTTCATAGTCCGGTAATTCCTTTACATCATTTATCCCAAGAAATCTCATGAAATCAAAAGTAATCCGATAATAGGTTAATTTGTTTAAATTATTTTCCTCACCTTCAATCAAACCCTTAATCAGCAGGTTACGTAAGATAAGACTGCAATTAACCCCCCTAATCATTTCCAGCTCACCCTTTGTTACCGGCGCCCGGTAAGCAATAATGGTTAGCGTCTCAAGCGACGGTTTGGTCAGTTCGCCAGTCTGTTCGTCTTTCAAGTATTCCCGTACAACATTGGCGTTATCGGGACTGGATACCAACTCAAATTTACTGCCGTCACGCATCAGGGCAATCCCCAGTTTCTCGCCGTTATACTTTTCCATCAGTTCCTGCAGAGCATCCTCAACCTCCTTTTTCTCTTTTTTTACAATCTCCGCCAGCTTGTTGGCAGTAAGCGGTTTGTTTGCGATGAATAATAGGCTTTCAATTTCCGAAGATAATGACATTCTATATAATATTAATATTTATATGTCTTCTAAATTATTATTTTGTTCAATATATATTTCTTCAAACACACTTTCCTGCATAACCACCACTGAACGCTGTTTCACCAGTTCTAAAAGGGCAAGGAAAGTAACGATTACTTCTGTTTTATTTTTCGATTGGGTCAATAGATTTTTAAAACTTAATCTGGCTTCCGTTGAGATCGCTGTTTTAATCTGAGATATTTTTTCCTGGATGGAAACAGTTCTTTTAATCATCTCCTGCGGCAGTTTCACAATCGGCTCAATTCTTTCCAGCACTTCTTGGAAATAATCGCGCAGATCTTTTGCACAAATTCCTTGGGGAGGATTAAAAATCGGCTCAACCGTACGGACACGGGAAGACTCTCTGAAATATGAGAATTTTTTTCTGCCGATCATTTTCTGGATATGTTTTGAAGCATCATAATATATCCGATATATTTTCAGTTGTTTTTCCAGATCACCGGCTTCTTCTTCACCGTCTAATTGCAGTGACGGCAATAATAATTTTGATTTGATCAGTAATAACTTAGCAGCCACTACTAAAAAATCAGCCAGATCACCGGGTGGCAGATCCTGTACTTGCTCAATATATGCCAGATATTGTTCCGCAATATTAGCCAGTGATACTTCCGTTATATCCAGCTCTTCTTTTTCAATCAACTGCAATAATAATGGCAGTGGACCCTGGAATTGTTCTAACTCTATTTTATACATTTATGAATTTACTAAATAAAAAACGCTGCTTGCGATTCTGTTTTCTGTGAATCATTTTTTCTTTTTGGTTTTTCCTTTTTTTGAATTTTTCTTTGCTACCCTCTTCTTGGCTTTCTTTTTATTTTTTGACTGTTTCGGTTTTACAATCACATCGGACATGAACTTTTTGGCGAATACGCCCTGAATCGGATCTACAATTTTTATATAATCCTTTACCTTCATTGCAATCGACTCCTTAAAAGAACCGGAGCCGAGCAGAACCCTGATTGATTTGTTCAGCGATTTATCCATTACAACTTTTGTTTTATGGATAAAGCCAAACGGAGTGATTGCCCCCGGTTTTACCTTGAATATTTTCTGCATCACATTCTCTTTGGCAATGGAAATCTTTTTGGCATTCAGTATTTTTTTCAGTTTGGCGAGATCCAGACGGTAATGCGCCGGCAGAACAACCAGGTAATATTCTTTATCAGTTTTAACCAGTAGTGTCTTGGCAATTTCACTTAATTTCAGCTTCAGAGTATTGGCCAAATCAAAAGCGGTATAAACTTTTTTATGTTCTACAATTTCGTAATTTATTTTATCCTGATCGAGATACCCCAGCAGTTTTTTTGGAATTGGCATATTTTTTGGTTATTATTATTTTTGATCTTCCACCAGATTAATATCAATTACAATCCCCTTTTGATGTTCAGCAATCCAGTTATAGATAAAAGCAATAACAAATCCGGAAATCATTCCCATTACATAGGACATTAGGATTAGTCCTAGGATCCCCCCAATTCCTAAAAGTATCCATGAAGATCCTGCGTCCATATAACCGAATCCGCCGGAGAAAAGAATCATCATACCGGTATATGGCAGGCTGATTACAATCGAAAGAGCGACTGTGATCAAGCTCGTCATCCTGGCCAGCGACCAGGGATTAATTTTTGATACTTCGTATTTCATAAGGAATCAGATTATAAATTATTCTTGTTAACTACCTTCTTCTGCATAAATACAGTAAGGGCGGTAAATATTACGGCCAGAATTGCAAGAATAATATAGATGGCACCATTCGGGAATTGGTAGCTGATGACAACCATGATTTCGATTAATAAATGAAACAGCATCCAGAACGCAAATACCATATATCCGTATGTCACTAC
This sequence is a window from Patescibacteria group bacterium. Protein-coding genes within it:
- a CDS encoding YbaK/EbsC family protein, translating into MPIPKKLLGYLDQDKINYEIVEHKKVYTAFDLANTLKLKLSEIAKTLLVKTDKEYYLVVLPAHYRLDLAKLKKILNAKKISIAKENVMQKIFKVKPGAITPFGFIHKTKVVMDKSLNKSIRVLLGSGSFKESIAMKVKDYIKIVDPIQGVFAKKFMSDVIVKPKQSKNKKKAKKRVAKKNSKKGKTKKKK
- the tpiA gene encoding triose-phosphate isomerase, with product MPGLNFPFVIGNWKMNLTPYESETIAKKVVAGLPPEGLPVEIGICPSFPAMERVQRVIAKTSISLGSQNMFWKEDGSYTGEVSVRMLKDMGCHYVILGHSERRIHLCETDVEINKKVKLALQYGLVPIICVGEKYEERQDGKRDIVIMNEIANALKGIDRFNQLIIAYEPVWVIGRGEAIDPNEAHSAIGLIKYTLKDMYPQKTIDEKIRILYGGSVDDKNINDFVDNENIHGVLVGGSSLKPEIFTGMIYNLAKKYIDSKLNS
- the scpB gene encoding SMC-Scp complex subunit ScpB, whose amino-acid sequence is MSLSSEIESLLFIANKPLTANKLAEIVKKEKKEVEDALQELMEKYNGEKLGIALMRDGSKFELVSSPDNANVVREYLKDEQTGELTKPSLETLTIIAYRAPVTKGELEMIRGVNCSLILRNLLIKGLIEGEENNLNKLTYYRITFDFMRFLGINDVKELPDYEKLNSDNNLEALLHEDGEEDSVEKAKEEQI
- the gap gene encoding type I glyceraldehyde-3-phosphate dehydrogenase; protein product: MIKIAINGFGRIGRAAFKIALERKELEVVAINDLADNETLAHLLKHDTVYRTYDKKVKGDAEGIEVDGKHYKVYEEKDPSKLPWKELGVDIVLECTGRFRKEEEAELHIKAGAKQVILSAPGKGDGVKSCVAGVNDGDYDPSKDCVIDNASCTTNSVAPVMEVLHRVFGIKKAMLTTIHSYTADQNLVDAPHKDLRRARAAAENIVPTTTGAAKATGNTIPDLKGIFDGYAVRVPTMDVSLSDLTILLKKEVTEEEVNNALKEASETEQYKGILGVTEEPLVSTDFIGDTHSTIVDLSLTKVVAGDLVKVVTWYDNEWGYTSRLVDMAERVGKKL
- a CDS encoding small multi-drug export protein, producing the protein MLNIDYAGLFNNISPEWATVLIAMLPIAELRASIPIALGVYDLPVLESYFLSVAGNIFPVIFILWLLEPFSRWLSAHSKFFKKFFDWLFLRTRKKFAAKYEKWGLLALAIFVAIPLPATGAWTGAIAAFLFGIPFKKSIVSITLGVMIAGVIVTLISLGAKSII
- a CDS encoding DUF3048 domain-containing protein translates to MINLKKGKRRKQKVKRNNKFYSQDKNMASEKIKKFLNKRSTKIILIAVLTIGLVVTISYFVFKDDSVDQNSEINSNVSESLEPRVLDGVMVEKDKTNRYPFAVMVENLSTVRPQSGLDKAGIVYEALAEGGITRFLAIYTTADEIKEIGPVRSARPYYLDWVAEYSPLYAHAGGSPDAIRLLQQIDNIINLDQIGGQHAYFWRDASRSTASEHTLFTSSELLTYALRDNEAPEEGDYEPWLFKAEKTASQRVNEAKKISIDYSTFSYKVDYQYDFANNRYMRLNGDVPHTDFVTGNQLFAKNVIVQYVKTRIADSPRLAMDTIGEGGALLFQDGEMINATWEKEDVSGRTRFYSADGQEIELNPGPTWIQIVPTDRTVEYN
- a CDS encoding serine hydrolase, whose product is MVYYLIIGIVFFGQLFPPIIQGASGELSSVIDGNNVVQMKVQESVASADSVPEKVSDSSGIFLTSSSALVMDKATGKILFQKEPDQQHSIASVTKLMTTLVFLENNPGFDQIGQIGVGENSLEGSRVQVKSNDHMTLEDLFYATLVGSANNATQALVHATGLTGEEFVAEMNKKAESLGMNNTLYVEPTGLDSKNISTVIDLAKLGKVAFSQAKISDATTRREHSFITLDNREFHKQISQNVLLDSYLNITGAKTGFTYDAGYCMVAQAENENGNEVIVVVLGSKSSDTRFEEVKALTTWAFDNFEWKN
- a CDS encoding 50S ribosomal protein L25 codes for the protein MDTVILNAKKRTITGKDVKILREQKIIPAVVYGPSIETQSLEIDFLTFKKVFEEAGRSTLIDLKMDEGNAVKVLVQDIQYDPETDLPIHVDFRQINMKEKVTAEVQIKFIGESPAVKEKGGILVKSVDHLEIQCLPSDLIHEIDVDISKLVDFDTVIHVKDLIIPENITILNNPDEAIVLVDEPRSDAEMEALNEEITVKVPEGAEEEVKEGAEVTDDKSEKGKEKKAEGKEK
- a CDS encoding ScpA family protein, which translates into the protein MYKIELEQFQGPLPLLLQLIEKEELDITEVSLANIAEQYLAYIEQVQDLPPGDLADFLVVAAKLLLIKSKLLLPSLQLDGEEEAGDLEKQLKIYRIYYDASKHIQKMIGRKKFSYFRESSRVRTVEPIFNPPQGICAKDLRDYFQEVLERIEPIVKLPQEMIKRTVSIQEKISQIKTAISTEARLSFKNLLTQSKNKTEVIVTFLALLELVKQRSVVVMQESVFEEIYIEQNNNLEDI